From Leopardus geoffroyi isolate Oge1 chromosome B4, O.geoffroyi_Oge1_pat1.0, whole genome shotgun sequence, a single genomic window includes:
- the ITGB1 gene encoding integrin beta-1 isoform X3 produces the protein MNLQLIFWIGLISSICCVFGQADENRCLKANAKSCGECIQAGPNCGWCVNSTFLQEGMPTSARCDDLEALKKKGCHPDDIENPRGSKDVKKNKNVTNRSKGTAEKLQPEDITQIQPQQLVLQLRSGEPQTFTLKFKRAEDYPIDLYYLMDLSYSMKDDLENVKSLGTDLMNEMRRITSDFRIGFGSFVEKTVMPYISTTPAKLRNPCTSEQNCTSPFSYKNVLSLTDKGEVFNELVGKQRISGNLDSPEGGFDAIMQVAVCGSLIGWRNVTRLLVFSTDAGFHFAGDGKLGGIVLPNDGQCHLENDVYTMSHYYDYPSIAHLVQKLSENNIQTIFAVTEEFQPVYKELKNLIPKSAVGTLSANSSNVIQLIIDAYNSLSSEVILENSKLPEGVTINYKSYCKNGVNGTGENGRKCSNISIGDEVQFEISITSNKCPNKNSEIIKIKPLGFTEEVEIILQFICECECQNEGIPSSPKCHEGNGTFECGACRCNEGRVGRHCECSTDEVNSEDMDAYCRKENSSEICSNNGECVCGQCVCRKRDNTNEIYSGKFCECDNFNCDRSNGLICGGNGVCKCRVCECNPNYTGSACDCSLDTTSCMATNGQICNGRGICECGACKCTDPKFQGPTCEMCQTCLGVCAEHKECVQCRAFNKGEKKDTCAQECSHFNITKVENRDKLPQPGQVDPLSHCKEKDVDDCWFYFTYSVNGNNEAIVHVVETPECPTGPDIIPIVAGVVAGIVLIGLALLLIWKLLMIIHDRREFAKFEKEKMNAKWDTGENPIYKSAVTTVVNPKYEGK, from the exons AtgaaaatagatgtttaaaagCAAATGCCAAATCCTGTGGAGAATGTATACAAGCAGGGCCAAATTGTGGATGGTGTGTAAATTCA ACATTTTTACAAGAAGGAATGCCTACGTCTGCGCGATGTGATGATTTAGAAGCTTTGAAAAAGAAGGGTTGCCATCCAGATGACATAGAAAATCCCAGAGGCTccaaagatgtaaagaaaaataaaaatgtaacgaACCGTAGCAAAGGAACGGCAGAGAAGCTCCAGCCGGAAGATATTACTCAAATCCAGCCTCAGCAGTTGGTTTTGCAGTTGCGATCAG GGGAGCCGCAgacatttacattaaaattcaaGAGAGCTGAAGACTATCCTATCGATCTCTACTACCTTATGGACCTCTCCTACTCTATGAAAGACGATTTGGAGAATGTCAAAAGTCTTGGAACGGATCTGATGAATGAAATGAGAAGGATTACTTCAGATTTCCGGATTG GATTTGGCTCATTTGTGGAGAAGACTGTGATGCCTTACATTAGTACAACACCAGCCAAGCTCAGGAACCCTTGCACAAGTGAACAAAACTGCACCAGCCCATTTAGCTACAAAAATGTTCTCAGTCTTACTGATAAAGGGGAAGTATTTAATGAACTTGTTGGTAAACAGCGCATATCTGGAAATTTGGATTCTCCAGAAGGTGGCTTTGATGCAATCATGCAAGTTGCAGTTTGCGGA tcaTTGATTGGCTGGAGGAATGTTACACGGCTGCTGGTGTTTTCCACGGATGCTGGGTTTCACTTTGCTGGAGATGGGAAACTTGGTGGCATTGTTTTACCAAATGATGGACAGTGTCACCTGGAAAATGATGTGTACACAATGAGCCATTATTAT gATTATCCTTCTATTGCTCACCTTGTCCAGAAACTAAGTGAAAATAACATTCAGACAATTTTTGCAGTTACTGAAGAATTTCAGCCCGTTTACAAg gAACTGAAAAATTTGATCCCTAAGTCAGCAGTAGGAACTTTATCTGCAAATTCCAGCAATGTAATTCAGTTGATTATTGATGCATACAAT TCCCTTTCCTCAgaagtcattttggaaaacagcaaaTTGCCAGAAGGAGTAACAATAAATTACAAATCTTACTGCAAGAATGGGGTGAATGGAACaggggaaaatggaagaaaatgttccAATATTTCCATTGGAGATGAG gttCAATTTGAAATTAGCATAACTTCAAATAAATGTCCAAATAAGAATtctgaaatcattaaaattaagccTCTGGGCTTTACTGAAGAAGTAGAAATTATTCTTCAGTTCATCTGTGAATGTGAGTGCCAAAATGAAGGCATCCCTAGCAGTCCAAAGTGTCATGAAGGAAACGGAACGTTCGAGTGTGGAGCTTGCAG GTGCAACGAGGGACGTGTTGGTAGACATTGTGAATGTAGCACAGATGAAGTTAACAGTGAAGATATGGATGCTTACTGCAGGAAAGAAAACAGTTCAGAAATCTGTAGTAACAATGGAGAGTGTGTCTGTGGACAGTGTGTTTGTAGGAAGAGGGataatacaaatgaaatttaTTCTGGCAAATTCTGCGAATGTGATAATTTCAACTGTGATAGATCCAATGGCTTAATTTGTGGAG GAAATGGCGTTTGCAAGTGTCGTGTATGTGAATGCAATCCCAACTACACCGGCAGCGCCTGTGACTGTTCTTTGGATACCACTTCATGCATGGCCACAAATGGACAGATCTGCAATGGCAGGGGCATCTGTGAGTGTGGCGCCTGTAAGTGTACAGATCCAAAGTTTCAAGGGCCAACTTGTGAGATGTGTCAGACCTGCCTGGGTGTCTGTGCTGAGCATAA AGAAtgtgttcagtgcagagccttcaataaaggagaaaagaaagacacatgCGCACAAGAATGTTCACATTTCAACATTACCAAGGTTGAAAATCGGGACAAATTACCACAGCCAGGCCAGGTCGATCCCCTGTCCCATTGTAAGGAGAAAGATGTTGATGATTGCTGGTTTTATTTCACGTATTCAGTGAATGGGAACAATGAGGCCATTGTTCATGTTGTAGAGACTCCAG AGTGCCCCACTGGTCCAGACATCATTCCAATTGTAGCTGGTGTGGTTGCTGGAATTGTTCTTATTGGCCTTGCATTGCTGCTTATTTGGAAGCTTTTAATGATAATTCATGACAGAAGGGAATTTGccaaatttgaaaaggaaaagatgaatgcCAAATGGGACACG ggtgaaAATCCTATTTATAAGAGTGCCGTGACAACTGTTGTCAATCCGAAATATGAGGGAAAATGA
- the ITGB1 gene encoding integrin beta-1 isoform X1 has protein sequence MNLQLIFWIGLISSICCVFGQADENRCLKANAKSCGECIQAGPNCGWCVNSTFLQEGMPTSARCDDLEALKKKGCHPDDIENPRGSKDVKKNKNVTNRSKGTAEKLQPEDITQIQPQQLVLQLRSGEPQTFTLKFKRAEDYPIDLYYLMDLSYSMKDDLENVKSLGTDLMNEMRRITSDFRIGFGSFVEKTVMPYISTTPAKLRNPCTSEQNCTSPFSYKNVLSLTDKGEVFNELVGKQRISGNLDSPEGGFDAIMQVAVCGSLIGWRNVTRLLVFSTDAGFHFAGDGKLGGIVLPNDGQCHLENDVYTMSHYYDYPSIAHLVQKLSENNIQTIFAVTEEFQPVYKELKNLIPKSAVGTLSANSSNVIQLIIDAYNSLSSEVILENSKLPEGVTINYKSYCKNGVNGTGENGRKCSNISIGDEVQFEISITSNKCPNKNSEIIKIKPLGFTEEVEIILQFICECECQNEGIPSSPKCHEGNGTFECGACRCNEGRVGRHCECSTDEVNSEDMDAYCRKENSSEICSNNGECVCGQCVCRKRDNTNEIYSGKFCECDNFNCDRSNGLICGGNGVCKCRVCECNPNYTGSACDCSLDTTSCMATNGQICNGRGICECGACKCTDPKFQGPTCEMCQTCLGVCAEHKECVQCRAFNKGEKKDTCAQECSHFNITKVENRDKLPQPGQVDPLSHCKEKDVDDCWFYFTYSVNGNNEAIVHVVETPECPTGPDIIPIVAGVVAGIVLIGLALLLIWKLLMIIHDRREFAKFEKEKMNAKWDTQENPIYKSPINNFKNPNYGRKAGL, from the exons AtgaaaatagatgtttaaaagCAAATGCCAAATCCTGTGGAGAATGTATACAAGCAGGGCCAAATTGTGGATGGTGTGTAAATTCA ACATTTTTACAAGAAGGAATGCCTACGTCTGCGCGATGTGATGATTTAGAAGCTTTGAAAAAGAAGGGTTGCCATCCAGATGACATAGAAAATCCCAGAGGCTccaaagatgtaaagaaaaataaaaatgtaacgaACCGTAGCAAAGGAACGGCAGAGAAGCTCCAGCCGGAAGATATTACTCAAATCCAGCCTCAGCAGTTGGTTTTGCAGTTGCGATCAG GGGAGCCGCAgacatttacattaaaattcaaGAGAGCTGAAGACTATCCTATCGATCTCTACTACCTTATGGACCTCTCCTACTCTATGAAAGACGATTTGGAGAATGTCAAAAGTCTTGGAACGGATCTGATGAATGAAATGAGAAGGATTACTTCAGATTTCCGGATTG GATTTGGCTCATTTGTGGAGAAGACTGTGATGCCTTACATTAGTACAACACCAGCCAAGCTCAGGAACCCTTGCACAAGTGAACAAAACTGCACCAGCCCATTTAGCTACAAAAATGTTCTCAGTCTTACTGATAAAGGGGAAGTATTTAATGAACTTGTTGGTAAACAGCGCATATCTGGAAATTTGGATTCTCCAGAAGGTGGCTTTGATGCAATCATGCAAGTTGCAGTTTGCGGA tcaTTGATTGGCTGGAGGAATGTTACACGGCTGCTGGTGTTTTCCACGGATGCTGGGTTTCACTTTGCTGGAGATGGGAAACTTGGTGGCATTGTTTTACCAAATGATGGACAGTGTCACCTGGAAAATGATGTGTACACAATGAGCCATTATTAT gATTATCCTTCTATTGCTCACCTTGTCCAGAAACTAAGTGAAAATAACATTCAGACAATTTTTGCAGTTACTGAAGAATTTCAGCCCGTTTACAAg gAACTGAAAAATTTGATCCCTAAGTCAGCAGTAGGAACTTTATCTGCAAATTCCAGCAATGTAATTCAGTTGATTATTGATGCATACAAT TCCCTTTCCTCAgaagtcattttggaaaacagcaaaTTGCCAGAAGGAGTAACAATAAATTACAAATCTTACTGCAAGAATGGGGTGAATGGAACaggggaaaatggaagaaaatgttccAATATTTCCATTGGAGATGAG gttCAATTTGAAATTAGCATAACTTCAAATAAATGTCCAAATAAGAATtctgaaatcattaaaattaagccTCTGGGCTTTACTGAAGAAGTAGAAATTATTCTTCAGTTCATCTGTGAATGTGAGTGCCAAAATGAAGGCATCCCTAGCAGTCCAAAGTGTCATGAAGGAAACGGAACGTTCGAGTGTGGAGCTTGCAG GTGCAACGAGGGACGTGTTGGTAGACATTGTGAATGTAGCACAGATGAAGTTAACAGTGAAGATATGGATGCTTACTGCAGGAAAGAAAACAGTTCAGAAATCTGTAGTAACAATGGAGAGTGTGTCTGTGGACAGTGTGTTTGTAGGAAGAGGGataatacaaatgaaatttaTTCTGGCAAATTCTGCGAATGTGATAATTTCAACTGTGATAGATCCAATGGCTTAATTTGTGGAG GAAATGGCGTTTGCAAGTGTCGTGTATGTGAATGCAATCCCAACTACACCGGCAGCGCCTGTGACTGTTCTTTGGATACCACTTCATGCATGGCCACAAATGGACAGATCTGCAATGGCAGGGGCATCTGTGAGTGTGGCGCCTGTAAGTGTACAGATCCAAAGTTTCAAGGGCCAACTTGTGAGATGTGTCAGACCTGCCTGGGTGTCTGTGCTGAGCATAA AGAAtgtgttcagtgcagagccttcaataaaggagaaaagaaagacacatgCGCACAAGAATGTTCACATTTCAACATTACCAAGGTTGAAAATCGGGACAAATTACCACAGCCAGGCCAGGTCGATCCCCTGTCCCATTGTAAGGAGAAAGATGTTGATGATTGCTGGTTTTATTTCACGTATTCAGTGAATGGGAACAATGAGGCCATTGTTCATGTTGTAGAGACTCCAG AGTGCCCCACTGGTCCAGACATCATTCCAATTGTAGCTGGTGTGGTTGCTGGAATTGTTCTTATTGGCCTTGCATTGCTGCTTATTTGGAAGCTTTTAATGATAATTCATGACAGAAGGGAATTTGccaaatttgaaaaggaaaagatgaatgcCAAATGGGACACG cAAGAAAATCCGATTTACAAGAGTCCTATTAATAATTTCAAGAATCCAAACTATGGACGTAAAGCTGGTCTCTAA